From a single Aestuariibius sp. HNIBRBA575 genomic region:
- a CDS encoding GNAT family N-acetyltransferase produces the protein MINRPVIKTDRLALRVPEIGDSDAFAAFLKLDRSKFVGGPGFDFMASCRAWGHAAASWMFHGYGPFTICLPDGTTIGHAGPWFPRPWPEPEFGWCLWAEEYDGQGYASEAMTAIRDWTFANTDLTSLVAYIDPANDASKRLAERLGGVVDPNAKAPDDDPVVIYRISAGAHHE, from the coding sequence GTGATCAACCGCCCTGTCATAAAAACGGATCGTTTGGCCCTGCGTGTCCCTGAAATTGGGGATAGCGACGCCTTTGCCGCGTTCCTAAAACTAGATCGTTCCAAGTTTGTTGGGGGTCCGGGATTTGACTTTATGGCGTCGTGCCGGGCTTGGGGCCATGCGGCGGCATCGTGGATGTTCCACGGCTACGGCCCCTTTACCATCTGTTTGCCAGACGGAACCACTATCGGCCATGCCGGTCCCTGGTTCCCGCGCCCATGGCCCGAACCTGAGTTTGGCTGGTGCTTGTGGGCGGAAGAATATGACGGACAGGGCTACGCATCCGAAGCCATGACCGCGATCCGCGACTGGACCTTTGCCAACACTGATCTGACATCGCTGGTGGCTTATATCGACCCGGCCAATGACGCATCAAAACGTCTGGCGGAACGTCTGGGCGGTGTGGTTGACCCCAACGCCAAAGCCCCGGACGACGACCCCGTTGTTATCTATCGCATTTCCGCAGGAGCCCACCATGAGTGA
- a CDS encoding chorismate mutase, whose translation MSDQVTRAAELLKEHRESIDRLDAVLVFTLAERFKHTQSVGVLKATHTLPPSDPMREAAQIERLQRLAADADLDPEFAKKFLNFIIQEVIQHHKKHQS comes from the coding sequence ATGAGTGATCAAGTGACACGCGCCGCTGAGCTGCTCAAAGAGCACCGCGAAAGCATCGACCGGCTGGATGCAGTGCTGGTATTTACGCTGGCCGAGCGGTTCAAACACACCCAATCGGTGGGCGTTCTAAAGGCAACCCATACCCTGCCCCCGTCTGATCCCATGCGCGAAGCCGCACAGATCGAACGGTTGCAACGTCTGGCGGCAGATGCCGATCTGGACCCCGAATTCGCTAAGAAATTCCTGAACTTCATCATTCAGGAAGTCATCCAACACCACAAGAAACACCAATCTTAG
- the rpsP gene encoding 30S ribosomal protein S16: MAMKIRLARGGSKKRPFYRIVAADSRMPRDGRFIEKLGTYNPLLAKDSEERVKMDMERVQYWLDQGAQPTDRIARMLEAAGVLTKKERSNPKKAVPGKKATDRAEEKAAKAAEAAEAAAAPAEEAAAEE; the protein is encoded by the coding sequence ATGGCTATGAAAATCCGGCTCGCCCGCGGCGGTTCCAAAAAACGTCCTTTTTACCGCATCGTTGCTGCCGACAGCCGCATGCCACGTGATGGCCGTTTCATCGAAAAACTGGGCACATATAACCCATTGCTGGCCAAAGACAGCGAAGAGCGCGTGAAAATGGACATGGAACGTGTTCAGTACTGGTTGGACCAAGGCGCACAGCCAACTGACCGTATCGCACGTATGCTCGAAGCGGCTGGCGTTCTGACCAAGAAAGAGCGTTCCAACCCGAAAAAAGCTGTTCCCGGCAAAAAAGCAACTGACCGTGCTGAAGAAAAAGCTGCTAAGGCTGCTGAAGCGGCAGAAGCTGCTGCGGCACCTGCTGAAGAAGCAGCCGCTGAGGAATAA
- the bluB gene encoding 5,6-dimethylbenzimidazole synthase, with product MEPLSDTFRSELDRLFTWRRDVRRFRTDPVDEAVLARGLSAFALGPSVGLSEPWRLVRIQSDAARQKALSNFEAANQRALAGFEGDKAELYAGLKLSGMRDAPIQLAIYCDDTTPKGHGLGAETMPEMRRYSVICAIMQMWLALAAEGVGMGWVSIIDPDKLSEDLNAPKNWTLVAYLCIGWPERHTDLPELQQAGWETRADGLTIVNA from the coding sequence ATGGAGCCATTATCGGACACGTTCCGTTCAGAGCTTGACCGGCTGTTCACCTGGCGCCGGGATGTCCGGCGTTTCCGAACCGATCCAGTGGACGAGGCCGTGCTTGCGCGCGGCCTCTCTGCATTTGCGCTTGGCCCATCTGTGGGCCTGTCAGAACCCTGGCGTTTGGTCCGCATCCAAAGTGACGCAGCCCGTCAAAAGGCGCTGTCGAATTTTGAAGCTGCAAACCAGAGGGCATTGGCCGGGTTTGAAGGGGATAAAGCAGAACTATATGCCGGGCTAAAATTGTCCGGGATGCGAGATGCCCCCATTCAATTGGCGATCTATTGTGACGATACCACACCCAAAGGCCACGGTTTGGGCGCCGAAACCATGCCGGAAATGCGGCGTTATTCGGTGATCTGTGCGATCATGCAAATGTGGCTGGCGCTGGCGGCCGAAGGTGTGGGCATGGGCTGGGTGTCAATCATTGATCCGGATAAACTGTCCGAGGACCTAAACGCCCCCAAAAATTGGACCTTGGTCGCATATTTGTGTATCGGCTGGCCAGAACGACATACTGATTTGCCTGAATTGCAACAGGCCGGTTGGGAAACCCGCGCCGATGGATTGACCATCGTCAATGCGTAA
- the rimM gene encoding ribosome maturation factor RimM (Essential for efficient processing of 16S rRNA), whose product MTEENTDQIIVGTIAGAFGVRGEVRLKSYCAIPHAIAEYAPLTTQDGQVFAQIVVEGHTKNGLIARVDGITTKEQADALKGTDLFTQRARLPSLPDDEFYHSDLIGLEVVDTGGQHLGKVKTVQNNGADDLLEIHGPGLKSTVLLPFTKAAIPTVDLAAGRLVADPPEGIF is encoded by the coding sequence ATGACAGAAGAAAACACAGACCAAATCATCGTCGGAACCATTGCAGGTGCCTTTGGGGTGCGTGGCGAAGTGCGCCTGAAAAGCTATTGCGCGATTCCACATGCCATTGCCGAATACGCGCCACTGACCACCCAAGACGGTCAGGTTTTTGCCCAGATCGTCGTCGAAGGACACACCAAAAACGGCCTCATTGCGCGGGTCGATGGTATCACAACCAAAGAACAGGCCGACGCTCTGAAAGGCACGGATCTGTTCACGCAGCGCGCCCGGTTGCCGTCTTTGCCTGATGATGAGTTTTACCATTCCGATCTGATCGGCCTAGAGGTCGTGGACACAGGCGGCCAGCATTTGGGCAAGGTGAAAACAGTGCAAAACAATGGGGCAGATGACCTGTTGGAAATCCACGGGCCGGGGCTGAAATCTACGGTGTTGCTGCCATTCACCAAGGCCGCCATTCCCACGGTTGATTTGGCGGCAGGCCGGTTGGTCGCAGACCCACCAGAAGGCATTTTCTAA
- the trmD gene encoding tRNA (guanosine(37)-N1)-methyltransferase TrmD, with product MPTDTPEKNAATKPDDNKSHGRKSIQATLQPRELVTDRPDLARAWTAQIITLFPQAFPGLLGESLTGKALKDGIWQTQMTDLRIFGEGRHRNVDDTPAGGGAGMVLRPDVLGKAIEFTRRQARGVMPIVYLSPRGRRFDQAMAQNWAQCDGITMLCGRFEGVDERVLEHYNIQEVSLGDFVLTGGEIAAQAMIDATVRLLPGVLGNAESIEDESHSNGLLEHPQYTKPADWNGRKIPEVLTSGHHGKIAEWRREMSEKITQERRPDMWEKFKSKDV from the coding sequence ATGCCCACTGATACGCCTGAAAAAAACGCCGCGACCAAGCCTGATGACAACAAATCACATGGCCGCAAATCGATCCAAGCCACGCTACAGCCGCGTGAATTGGTCACTGATCGCCCTGATTTGGCCCGCGCCTGGACCGCACAGATCATCACTTTGTTTCCGCAGGCCTTTCCCGGGTTATTGGGCGAAAGCCTGACAGGCAAGGCATTAAAGGACGGGATTTGGCAGACCCAAATGACCGATTTGCGCATTTTTGGCGAGGGTCGCCATCGCAATGTGGATGACACGCCAGCGGGGGGCGGTGCGGGGATGGTTCTGCGCCCGGATGTGCTTGGCAAAGCGATTGAATTTACCCGCCGTCAGGCCCGCGGCGTGATGCCGATTGTGTACCTGTCCCCACGTGGGCGCCGGTTTGATCAGGCGATGGCGCAGAACTGGGCGCAATGCGACGGGATCACCATGTTATGCGGCCGTTTTGAAGGCGTCGATGAACGGGTGCTGGAACATTACAACATCCAAGAGGTGTCGCTGGGGGATTTTGTCCTGACCGGGGGGGAAATCGCCGCACAGGCCATGATCGACGCCACGGTGCGCCTGCTGCCCGGTGTGCTGGGCAATGCCGAAAGTATTGAGGATGAAAGCCATTCAAACGGGTTGTTGGAACATCCACAATATACCAAGCCCGCCGACTGGAATGGCCGCAAAATCCCCGAAGTCCTGACATCCGGCCACCACGGTAAAATCGCTGAATGGCGCCGCGAAATGAGCGAAAAGATCACCCAAGAACGCCGGCCGGATATGTGGGAAAAGTTTAAGAGTAAGGATGTTTGA
- the rplS gene encoding 50S ribosomal protein L19 has product MDLIAQIEAEQIAALGKDIPDFKAGDTIRVGYKVTEGSRSRVQNYEGVCISRKNGKGIAGSFTVRKISFGEGVERVFPLHSTNIDSITVVRRGRVRRAKLYYLRTRRGKSARIAEVTNYKAPKSADAQA; this is encoded by the coding sequence ATGGATCTGATTGCACAAATCGAAGCGGAACAAATCGCCGCTCTGGGGAAAGACATTCCTGATTTCAAAGCGGGCGATACCATTCGCGTCGGCTATAAAGTGACCGAAGGCTCACGCAGCCGGGTTCAGAACTACGAAGGCGTTTGCATCAGCCGTAAAAACGGCAAAGGCATTGCTGGTTCATTCACAGTTCGCAAAATTTCGTTTGGTGAAGGCGTAGAACGTGTGTTCCCGCTGCATTCCACCAACATCGACAGCATCACAGTTGTCCGTCGTGGCCGCGTTCGTCGCGCCAAATTGTACTATCTGCGCACACGTCGTGGTAAATCCGCACGTATCGCCGAAGTCACCAATTACAAAGCGCCCAAAAGCGCTGACGCTCAAGCCTAA
- the rpmE gene encoding 50S ribosomal protein L31 codes for MKKDIHPDYHIINVKMTDGTIVQMKSTWGKEGDQMALDIDPSVHPAWNGGSSRLMDTGGRVSKFKNKYAGLGF; via the coding sequence ATGAAAAAGGATATCCATCCCGACTACCACATCATCAACGTCAAAATGACCGATGGCACGATTGTTCAAATGAAATCCACATGGGGCAAAGAAGGCGACCAAATGGCGCTGGACATCGACCCATCCGTGCACCCTGCATGGAATGGCGGTTCGTCCCGCTTGATGGATACAGGTGGACGTGTTTCCAAATTCAAAAACAAATATGCAGGTCTTGGCTTCTAA
- a CDS encoding GGDEF domain-containing protein produces the protein MVHQIFKLLAPKNLWDSILKVGLFLIAIGGVNSVFASVFYPKLDLPFHYVFLSGVFVGLPFVSLCFFMLHTQLGLLTEMAIQARYDSLTSLANRQWFLKKTRAALERGNSGVLLIMDADHFKLINDTFGHHIGDACLKQIGFWLKGNLRTDDIVGRIGGEEFGVFLVNTDVTRLQKVCDPFLKPLEFAGDDGQILTVTMSIGATPALIGDDLDHLMRRADIALYKAKKNGRARLEVQFEDVDFPVTQSGSTRAENDQATPESAA, from the coding sequence ATGGTGCATCAAATTTTCAAGCTGCTGGCTCCGAAAAACCTTTGGGATTCAATTCTTAAGGTTGGCCTGTTCTTGATTGCGATTGGCGGTGTCAATTCTGTATTCGCATCGGTTTTTTACCCAAAACTTGACCTACCGTTTCACTACGTTTTCCTCAGTGGTGTCTTTGTGGGCCTGCCTTTTGTGTCGTTGTGTTTCTTTATGCTGCATACCCAGCTGGGATTGCTGACAGAAATGGCAATTCAGGCCCGATATGATTCACTGACCAGCCTTGCAAACCGACAATGGTTTCTAAAAAAAACCCGCGCCGCATTGGAAAGAGGAAATTCCGGTGTGTTGCTCATTATGGATGCGGACCATTTCAAGCTGATCAATGACACATTTGGCCATCACATTGGGGATGCCTGTTTGAAACAAATCGGGTTCTGGCTAAAGGGAAATTTGCGCACAGATGACATTGTAGGCCGGATCGGTGGCGAGGAATTCGGCGTGTTCCTGGTGAATACAGATGTGACGCGGTTACAAAAAGTATGTGACCCGTTTCTAAAACCATTGGAATTTGCAGGGGATGACGGCCAAATCCTGACCGTCACGATGTCCATCGGCGCAACCCCAGCGCTGATTGGGGATGATTTGGATCACTTGATGCGCCGCGCAGATATTGCGCTTTATAAGGCCAAGAAAAATGGGCGCGCACGTTTAGAGGTGCAATTCGAAGATGTGGATTTTCCGGTGACACAGTCGGGGTCCACACGGGCGGAAAATGATCAGGCCACCCCCGAAAGCGCGGCCTGA
- a CDS encoding DEAD/DEAH box helicase, which yields MNFEEMGLAPRLVAKLSEQGIVDPTPIQLKAIPQALEGRDVMGLAQTGTGKTAAFGLPMIEKLNRAGVKPSPKTARGLILAPTRELAKQISDNLRSYTDGSHLKVMLVVGGAGIVAQMKRLERGCDLLVATPGRLMDLQERGAVRLNETQFLVLDEADQMLDLGFIHALRKIATMLPEDRQTMLFSATMPKQMEELSKSYLRDPIKVQVNPPGKAADKIAQSVHFVVKGEKSSLLVKLIGEHREERAIVFGRTKHGCEKLFKFLESRGFAAASIHGNKSQGQRDRAIRAFKSGEIKVLVATDVAARGIDIPDVKHVYNYDLPNVAENYVHRIGRTARAGADGAAIAFCAPDEMGELKDIQKAMKADIPVASGNPWAFEDQPAKKPQRRGGRRPGGNKGGGFGGGKPRSQGGGGKPGGGKPGGGRPGNGRRSKPRRSAA from the coding sequence ATGAATTTTGAAGAAATGGGCCTCGCGCCCCGCCTCGTGGCGAAACTGTCTGAACAAGGCATCGTTGACCCAACCCCGATCCAACTAAAAGCGATCCCACAAGCCCTAGAGGGACGTGACGTGATGGGGTTGGCGCAGACTGGCACCGGCAAAACGGCCGCCTTTGGTCTGCCGATGATTGAAAAACTGAACCGGGCAGGGGTTAAACCCAGCCCAAAAACCGCGCGCGGCCTGATTTTGGCGCCGACCCGTGAATTGGCCAAACAAATTTCGGACAATCTGCGGTCTTATACGGATGGCAGCCACCTAAAGGTGATGTTGGTTGTTGGCGGCGCGGGCATTGTCGCCCAGATGAAGCGTCTGGAACGCGGCTGTGATCTGTTGGTGGCCACACCCGGCCGTTTGATGGATTTGCAGGAACGCGGCGCGGTACGTTTGAACGAAACTCAGTTCTTGGTTCTGGACGAAGCGGACCAAATGCTGGACCTCGGCTTTATTCATGCGCTGCGCAAAATTGCGACCATGCTGCCTGAGGATCGTCAGACCATGCTGTTTTCGGCCACAATGCCCAAACAGATGGAAGAGCTGTCCAAATCCTATCTGCGCGACCCAATTAAGGTGCAGGTAAACCCACCGGGCAAAGCCGCCGATAAGATCGCGCAATCCGTGCATTTTGTGGTCAAAGGCGAAAAATCTTCGCTGTTGGTCAAACTGATCGGTGAACACCGTGAAGAACGCGCAATTGTGTTTGGACGCACCAAACACGGTTGCGAAAAACTGTTTAAGTTTTTGGAATCGCGCGGCTTTGCGGCTGCGTCTATTCACGGCAACAAAAGCCAAGGCCAGCGGGACCGCGCCATTCGGGCGTTCAAATCCGGTGAAATCAAGGTGCTGGTGGCCACGGATGTTGCGGCGCGCGGGATCGATATTCCCGACGTAAAACACGTCTATAATTACGATCTGCCAAATGTTGCTGAAAACTATGTTCACCGGATTGGCCGGACAGCGCGGGCCGGTGCAGATGGCGCGGCAATCGCGTTTTGCGCCCCTGATGAAATGGGTGAATTGAAGGATATCCAAAAGGCGATGAAGGCCGATATTCCGGTTGCATCTGGCAACCCTTGGGCCTTTGAGGATCAACCAGCCAAGAAACCCCAGCGTCGCGGTGGACGTCGTCCCGGTGGCAACAAAGGTGGTGGTTTTGGCGGCGGTAAACCCCGCAGCCAAGGTGGGGGTGGCAAACCCGGCGGCGGTAAGCCCGGCGGGGGTCGCCCCGGAAATGGGCGCCGTAGCAAACCACGTCGTTCAGCCGCGTAA
- a CDS encoding division plane positioning ATPase MipZ, translating into MAHIIVVGNEKGGAGKSTVSMHVATALARMGHKVGTLDLDLRQKTMGRYAHNRSTFMETAGLNLPSPTYYDLPEIDQSDLQPGENLYDRRLSMAVAGLEPDNDFILIDCPGSHTRLSQVAHSLADTLITPLNDSFIDFDLLAHIDSDGENITGPSIYSEMVWNARQLRAQAGLTPIDWVVVRNRLGAQNMINKQKMERAIETLSKRIGFRVAPGFNERVIFRELFPRGLTLLDLRDIGIKSLNISNVAARQELRDLIKALNLPGVTVDF; encoded by the coding sequence ATGGCGCATATTATCGTTGTTGGAAACGAAAAAGGCGGGGCCGGGAAATCCACCGTGTCCATGCATGTTGCAACCGCATTGGCGCGAATGGGCCACAAAGTGGGCACGTTGGATTTGGATTTACGTCAAAAAACCATGGGCCGTTACGCCCATAATCGGTCGACCTTCATGGAAACAGCCGGGTTAAATTTGCCGTCCCCCACCTATTATGATCTGCCCGAGATTGACCAATCTGACCTGCAACCGGGTGAAAACCTGTATGACCGGCGGTTGTCGATGGCGGTGGCGGGGCTTGAACCTGATAACGATTTTATCCTGATCGATTGCCCTGGATCCCATACGCGTCTGTCACAGGTGGCGCATTCACTGGCCGACACATTGATCACGCCATTGAATGACAGCTTTATTGATTTTGACCTGTTGGCCCATATCGACAGCGATGGTGAAAACATCACTGGCCCGTCGATTTATTCCGAAATGGTCTGGAACGCGCGGCAATTACGGGCGCAAGCCGGTTTGACACCGATCGACTGGGTTGTTGTGCGCAATCGGTTGGGTGCGCAGAACATGATCAACAAACAAAAGATGGAACGCGCGATTGAAACCCTGTCTAAGCGGATTGGATTTCGGGTCGCGCCCGGTTTCAATGAACGGGTGATTTTCCGAGAATTGTTCCCACGTGGTTTGACCCTTTTGGACCTGCGTGACATCGGCATCAAGAGCCTGAACATTTCCAACGTTGCCGCCCGTCAGGAATTGCGCGACCTGATCAAAGCGTTGAACCTGCCCGGTGTGACGGTCGATTTTTAA
- a CDS encoding sensor histidine kinase yields MQGRISRKWRPSLALVLGMTLLAVLCLPLSGIFAVQAICLPAKGAAMSCGQAVLWVSMGILSITAILGYVLWRILLSPIRALTDRATRIKAGEAQALDPLAHYGTQEMREMGQTILDMGHVLQGREAVLRSYADHVTHELKSPLTVLRGAAELLDTPDLPPLERRKLLTRIDEAADRMTALLDAQRALAQAQEPFAAGSCRVSELIDPLRHEYADLDIVIDLDDAIPLAPDGVRLVLDHLIGNASDHGATRLHISATHDRLEVSDNGPGISDGNKKQIFDPYFTTRRDHGGTGMGLPIVRRMLAAHGAEISLATSQTGARFVILF; encoded by the coding sequence ATGCAGGGGCGTATAAGCCGCAAATGGAGGCCGTCGCTGGCCTTGGTTTTGGGCATGACCTTGCTTGCGGTTCTGTGTCTGCCTCTTAGCGGGATTTTTGCGGTTCAAGCGATTTGTCTGCCTGCCAAAGGCGCCGCAATGAGCTGTGGTCAGGCGGTTTTGTGGGTGTCGATGGGGATATTGTCGATCACGGCGATCCTTGGATATGTCTTATGGCGGATCCTGCTTAGCCCCATTCGTGCATTGACCGACCGCGCGACCCGGATCAAAGCGGGCGAGGCGCAGGCGCTGGACCCTTTGGCGCATTACGGCACCCAGGAAATGCGCGAAATGGGGCAAACCATTTTGGATATGGGCCATGTTTTACAGGGACGCGAAGCGGTTCTGCGGTCTTATGCCGATCATGTCACACATGAATTAAAATCCCCGCTAACGGTGCTGCGGGGGGCGGCAGAATTGCTGGATACGCCCGATTTGCCGCCGTTAGAGCGGCGCAAATTGCTGACCCGGATCGACGAAGCCGCCGACCGGATGACCGCATTGCTGGATGCGCAGCGCGCCTTGGCACAAGCGCAGGAACCGTTTGCGGCGGGGTCCTGTCGCGTGTCAGAATTGATCGATCCATTGCGCCATGAATATGCGGATTTGGACATTGTGATTGATTTAGATGATGCCATTCCACTGGCGCCCGACGGGGTGCGGCTGGTGCTGGATCATTTGATCGGCAACGCGTCTGATCATGGGGCAACCCGGCTGCACATCAGCGCAACCCATGACCGGTTAGAGGTCAGTGACAATGGCCCCGGCATTTCAGATGGGAACAAGAAACAGATTTTCGATCCCTATTTCACCACCCGGCGTGACCATGGTGGCACGGGGATGGGGCTGCCGATTGTGCGGCGCATGTTGGCCGCACATGGCGCTGAGATCAGCCTTGCGACATCCCAAACAGGGGCGCGATTTGTGATCCTGTTCTAG
- a CDS encoding response regulator transcription factor codes for MSQTILIVDDDPQIRDVLRIALTTSGFTVSEAVDGQDALRQVGNVVPDLIVLDIGLPEMDGLAVCREIRKERDVPILFLTARADEVDRIVGLELGGDDYVAKPFSPRELVARIKAILKRTTPSPVARNVQQHGVLELDETRHVCRVRGAQVALTSREMDILSRLIARPDHVVPRPRLVDAVYGVNIHVSDRTLDSHLRNLRAKLTEAGCGDAIETVHGVGIRMGACRGV; via the coding sequence ATGTCACAAACCATCTTGATCGTCGATGATGACCCGCAAATCCGCGATGTGTTGCGGATCGCGCTGACCACCTCTGGTTTCACAGTGTCCGAGGCCGTGGATGGTCAGGATGCGTTGCGCCAAGTGGGGAATGTGGTGCCTGATTTGATTGTTTTGGACATCGGATTGCCCGAAATGGATGGTCTGGCCGTTTGTCGCGAAATACGCAAAGAGCGCGACGTTCCGATTTTATTTCTGACGGCGCGCGCGGATGAGGTGGACCGAATTGTCGGGCTGGAATTGGGTGGGGACGACTATGTTGCAAAGCCGTTTTCACCACGGGAATTGGTGGCCCGGATCAAGGCGATCCTAAAGAGAACCACCCCAAGCCCAGTAGCCCGGAACGTGCAGCAACATGGTGTGCTGGAACTGGACGAAACCCGTCACGTATGTCGGGTGCGCGGTGCACAGGTGGCTCTGACATCGCGCGAAATGGACATCCTGTCACGTTTGATTGCACGCCCGGATCACGTGGTGCCGCGTCCTCGATTGGTCGATGCGGTTTACGGCGTGAACATCCATGTCAGTGATCGCACATTGGACAGTCATTTGCGCAATCTGCGCGCCAAATTGACCGAAGCAGGATGTGGCGACGCGATTGAAACCGTCCATGGCGTTGGCATTCGGATGGGCGCATGCAGGGGCGTATAA
- the rpe gene encoding ribulose-phosphate 3-epimerase: MSFDRSIKIAPSILAADFANFGAECAAIEAEGADWVHVDVMDGHFVPNITFGPATCAAIRPHIKGVMDVHLMISPVDSYIDAFADAGADVITAHVEAGPHIHRTLQAIRGAGAKAGVALNPGTPAESVEHLLDMTDLICVMTVNPGFGGQKFIDMTTKIEKLRQMIGDRPIHIEIDGGVDPKTAPIVAAAGADVLVAGSAVFRGGSVQNPAPYGENIRAIRAAAQSVL; the protein is encoded by the coding sequence ATGTCCTTCGACCGTTCAATTAAAATTGCCCCTTCGATCCTTGCTGCTGATTTTGCCAATTTTGGAGCGGAATGTGCCGCGATTGAGGCAGAAGGCGCCGATTGGGTCCATGTGGACGTTATGGACGGTCATTTTGTACCCAACATCACCTTTGGTCCGGCGACCTGCGCGGCCATTCGCCCGCATATTAAGGGCGTTATGGATGTGCATTTGATGATTTCCCCGGTTGATTCGTACATTGATGCCTTTGCAGATGCGGGGGCTGATGTAATCACCGCCCATGTCGAAGCCGGTCCCCATATTCACCGCACATTGCAGGCAATTCGGGGTGCGGGTGCCAAGGCGGGGGTTGCTTTGAACCCCGGAACGCCAGCGGAATCGGTAGAACATCTGCTGGATATGACCGATTTGATTTGTGTGATGACCGTGAACCCCGGATTTGGCGGGCAGAAATTTATCGACATGACCACCAAAATTGAAAAACTGCGCCAGATGATCGGGGATCGCCCCATTCACATCGAAATTGACGGGGGTGTTGATCCTAAAACCGCGCCAATTGTCGCCGCCGCAGGTGCAGATGTTTTGGTTGCAGGATCCGCTGTGTTCCGTGGCGGATCCGTGCAAAACCCAGCCCCTTATGGCGAAAACATCCGGGCGATCCGCGCCGCCGCTCAATCTGTTCTGTGA
- a CDS encoding helix-turn-helix domain-containing protein gives MESVCLSYSEILRDGATYHLTRTPLENKRPRQLHGHDFYELLWVQNGIMRHHTRSGHHDFPEGTLVFIRPNDIHGLQAKADETLVVSVTLTPHIMIDMAQRYPELQDALFWSDAPEPETKHREMRQLATLNHAALRLERVQPTQLELEAFLLPLLVELLTGTDHPSQMPDWLNQACLAAQHPDVFRNGAAGLVRLTGRAHPHVSRTMRRFLQQSPSEYINTCRMEYAAKKLSGTSDTLAEIATECGLSNMSHFHKLFRAHFGQTPQRYRRAHQKDVVQPAT, from the coding sequence ATGGAATCAGTTTGTTTGTCATACTCGGAAATTTTGCGGGACGGAGCGACCTATCATTTAACGCGCACCCCATTGGAAAACAAACGACCGCGGCAATTGCATGGTCATGATTTCTATGAATTGTTGTGGGTGCAAAATGGCATCATGCGCCATCATACCCGTTCTGGCCATCATGATTTTCCCGAAGGCACGCTGGTGTTTATCCGCCCCAACGACATCCACGGATTGCAGGCCAAAGCGGATGAAACCCTGGTCGTTTCCGTGACGTTGACCCCGCACATCATGATAGACATGGCGCAGCGATACCCCGAATTGCAGGATGCGCTGTTTTGGTCCGATGCACCTGAACCGGAAACGAAACATCGCGAAATGCGCCAACTTGCCACGTTGAACCATGCGGCGCTTAGGTTGGAACGGGTTCAACCTACCCAATTGGAATTAGAGGCTTTTCTATTGCCGCTGCTGGTGGAATTGCTGACCGGTACAGATCATCCATCGCAAATGCCTGATTGGCTGAACCAAGCCTGTCTGGCCGCGCAGCACCCGGATGTGTTTCGCAATGGTGCCGCCGGATTGGTGCGACTAACAGGGCGGGCCCACCCCCATGTCAGCCGCACGATGCGCCGTTTTCTACAACAAAGCCCATCGGAATACATAAACACCTGCCGCATGGAATATGCGGCGAAAAAACTGTCCGGCACATCCGATACATTGGCGGAAATTGCAACGGAATGTGGGCTGTCTAATATGTCCCATTTTCACAAACTGTTCCGCGCCCATTTTGGCCAAACGCCCCAACGGTATCGGCGCGCCCATCAGAAAGATGTGGTTCAGCCCGCGACGTAA